Proteins found in one Brachyspira murdochii DSM 12563 genomic segment:
- a CDS encoding NAD(P)H-hydrate dehydratase, which translates to MKVVTTEDLINIDKKTTEKIPSILLMEHVASEIFYLLLKRHRKLLYTKTVYIFSSVGGNGGDGLAIARYLINNGYDVSIYITGNLDRVNKDTYANFNILKSMNVDISYLGSEDDVLSALENIEKKSIVLDALFGTGGNRPLEGIQKTLVDNLNKLDVLRIAIDIPSGLTSKINDYDNIHTCFKAHETYTVCFAKDIFFLYRTREYIGKLFMIKSIFPENILKNFGYKAKLIDYNEKINLNRNAFFSKREQGMLAVIAGSDEYIGAAVLSVHAAYRLGVGYIRLYVPKGILKNIREAVMSSMPEIVIIGVGEDNQRCFTENDIEIVNDINKSNACIIGSGLGRNMSAEVFVNSILKQINIPTVIDADALYLMFESTLNELNSNFVLTPHIYEFEKLTHINHIEALENPYEALLKCRQMTNASIILKDAVSFLMYENDIYINYNPKPSMGKAGMGDVFAGFLGALLARKLNILDASKLALIIQAKSFNILSKKFGNDYIQPKDLADVSYKILKRI; encoded by the coding sequence ATGAAAGTTGTAACTACTGAAGATTTAATAAATATAGATAAAAAAACCACAGAAAAGATTCCTTCTATACTTCTTATGGAACATGTAGCAAGCGAGATTTTTTATCTGCTATTAAAAAGGCATAGAAAACTATTATACACAAAAACTGTATATATTTTTTCATCAGTTGGTGGAAATGGCGGAGACGGACTTGCAATAGCAAGATATTTGATAAATAATGGGTATGATGTAAGCATATATATTACAGGTAATCTTGACAGAGTTAATAAAGATACTTATGCCAATTTTAACATATTAAAATCTATGAATGTAGATATAAGTTATTTAGGAAGTGAAGACGATGTTTTATCTGCTTTAGAAAATATAGAAAAAAAATCAATAGTATTAGATGCACTTTTTGGTACTGGAGGCAACAGACCTTTAGAAGGCATACAAAAAACTCTTGTAGATAATCTAAATAAATTAGACGTTCTTAGAATAGCTATAGATATACCTTCTGGACTTACTTCAAAAATAAATGATTATGACAATATACATACTTGCTTTAAAGCTCATGAAACTTATACTGTATGCTTTGCTAAAGATATATTTTTCTTATATAGAACAAGAGAATATATAGGAAAATTATTTATGATAAAATCAATATTTCCGGAAAATATATTAAAAAACTTCGGATATAAAGCTAAATTAATAGACTATAATGAAAAAATCAATTTAAATAGAAATGCTTTTTTCAGCAAAAGAGAACAGGGAATGCTTGCTGTAATAGCTGGAAGTGATGAGTATATAGGAGCTGCTGTTTTATCTGTACATGCTGCTTACAGACTTGGAGTTGGATATATAAGACTTTATGTACCTAAAGGAATATTAAAGAATATAAGAGAGGCTGTTATGTCTTCTATGCCTGAAATTGTTATTATAGGTGTAGGAGAAGATAATCAAAGATGCTTCACAGAAAATGATATAGAAATAGTTAATGATATAAATAAAAGCAATGCATGCATAATAGGTTCAGGACTTGGAAGAAATATGTCTGCTGAAGTTTTTGTAAACAGCATACTCAAACAAATAAATATACCGACTGTTATAGATGCTGATGCTTTATATTTGATGTTTGAAAGCACACTTAATGAACTTAACAGTAATTTTGTATTAACACCTCATATATATGAATTTGAGAAATTAACACATATAAATCATATAGAAGCATTAGAAAATCCGTATGAGGCTTTATTAAAATGCAGGCAGATGACAAATGCTTCTATAATATTAAAAGATGCTGTAAGTTTTTTAATGTATGAAAATGATATATATATAAACTATAACCCTAAACCATCTATGGGAAAAGCTGGAATGGGAGATGTATTTGCTGGATTTCTTGGAGCATTACTTGCAAGAAAGCTTAATATACTAGATGCTTCTAAACTTGCATTAATAATACAGGCAAAATCTTTTAATATACTATCTAAAAAATTTGGAAATGACTATATTCAGCCGAAAGATTTAGCCGATGTATCATATAAAATATTAAAAAGGATATAA
- a CDS encoding MarR family winged helix-turn-helix transcriptional regulator → MKANSMFARKVMYEANKIGLTSGQPKVLYFLSKFKEADQKTIANYLEIEPATVGSILLGMEKSGLIERKQREGNRRSLYVSLTEKGVEVSNNMEKIFEDAENIATDRLSEKDKEKLKKLLIEMCNSLKGV, encoded by the coding sequence ATGAAAGCCAATTCTATGTTTGCTCGTAAAGTAATGTATGAAGCAAATAAGATAGGACTTACATCAGGACAGCCTAAAGTATTATATTTTTTATCCAAATTTAAAGAGGCTGACCAAAAGACAATAGCCAATTATTTGGAAATAGAACCTGCTACTGTAGGAAGCATACTTCTTGGTATGGAGAAATCTGGTCTAATAGAGAGAAAACAGCGTGAAGGAAACAGGCGTTCTCTTTATGTATCGTTAACAGAAAAGGGTGTAGAAGTTTCAAATAATATGGAGAAAATATTTGAAGATGCTGAGAATATTGCTACTGATAGATTATCAGAAAAAGATAAAGAAAAATTAAAAAAACTATTGATTGAGATGTGTAATTCATTGAAAGGAGTTTAA
- the trxA gene encoding thioredoxin — MSVQELKSDNFEGSISGDKAILVDFFAEWCGPCKMQTPILHKIADQYSDKMNFGAVNVDEAEDIAAKYGVQSIPTLIVFKGGEIVKRAEGMKNEAQLKEWLKDYL; from the coding sequence ATGTCAGTACAAGAATTAAAATCAGATAACTTTGAAGGTTCTATCAGTGGAGATAAAGCAATATTGGTTGACTTTTTTGCCGAATGGTGCGGACCTTGTAAAATGCAGACACCTATATTACATAAAATAGCAGATCAGTATTCAGATAAAATGAATTTCGGAGCTGTTAATGTTGATGAAGCAGAAGATATTGCTGCAAAATATGGTGTTCAGTCAATACCTACTTTGATAGTATTTAAAGGCGGAGAGATTGTAAAAAGAGCTGAAGGTATGAAAAATGAAGCTCAATTAAAAGAATGGTTGAAAGATTATCTATAA
- the yqeB gene encoding selenium-dependent molybdenum cofactor biosynthesis protein YqeB yields MSLFNDELVIIRGAGDLATGIVYSLYKAHFKIILLETQCPSSIRRKAALSEAVYDGKSRVEDIEAVLVKSYEEALNIVAYRNYSKIPILIDPNCEILNHVKPTFLIDAIIAKKNLGTNKSMAKYTIALGPGFTAEKDCDIVIETMRGHNLGRMYTKGEAIPNTGIPGNIGGKEAERVIHASADGIIENIKNIGDFVREKEVIAYINKNNEKIEVLAAFDGLLRGIIRDGFKVHRGLKIADIDPRKSEYDNCFTISDKARNLGGAVLTAMMYLYGR; encoded by the coding sequence ATGAGTTTGTTTAATGATGAACTTGTAATTATAAGAGGTGCTGGAGATTTAGCTACTGGTATTGTGTATTCTTTATATAAGGCTCATTTTAAGATTATATTATTAGAAACACAATGCCCCTCTTCAATTAGAAGAAAGGCGGCATTATCTGAAGCTGTTTATGATGGCAAAAGCAGAGTTGAAGATATTGAAGCTGTTTTAGTAAAAAGCTATGAAGAAGCCCTTAATATAGTTGCATATAGAAATTATAGTAAGATACCTATTCTTATTGATCCTAATTGTGAAATATTAAATCATGTAAAACCTACATTTTTAATTGATGCTATAATAGCTAAAAAAAATCTTGGCACTAATAAATCTATGGCAAAATATACTATAGCATTAGGTCCTGGATTTACTGCTGAAAAAGACTGCGATATTGTTATAGAAACTATGCGAGGGCATAATCTTGGAAGAATGTATACCAAAGGTGAGGCTATACCAAATACTGGAATACCGGGCAACATTGGTGGTAAAGAGGCTGAAAGGGTAATACATGCAAGTGCTGATGGTATTATTGAAAATATAAAAAATATCGGCGATTTTGTAAGAGAAAAAGAGGTTATAGCATACATAAACAAAAATAATGAAAAAATAGAAGTGCTTGCTGCTTTTGATGGTCTTTTGAGAGGCATTATAAGAGATGGTTTTAAAGTGCATAGGGGCTTAAAAATAGCGGATATTGATCCTAGAAAATCCGAATATGATAATTGCTTTACCATTTCTGATAAGGCTAGAAATTTGGGCGGTGCTGTGCTTACTGCTATGATGTATTTATACGGCAGGTAA
- a CDS encoding YczE/YyaS/YitT family protein, with protein sequence MFKKILEKRIIERTIILLIGLYIMSLGIAFSIKASLGTSPISSVPYVTSCISGLSVGETTILINLAFILTQILLLRKKYNPFQLFQIPALILFGIMIDISGSLIKNITYSNYFQQWVLCFIGIILVGVGVSIEIMAKLVTTPGEGVVLAICKVFPLKFGNTKIMFDVVLVMISLVTVLIFLGHLEGVREGTVIAAILVGFIAKHLSKPLKLLENKYLLNE encoded by the coding sequence ATGTTTAAGAAAATTTTAGAAAAGCGTATTATAGAAAGAACTATAATACTTTTAATAGGGCTTTATATTATGTCTTTAGGTATAGCTTTTTCTATTAAAGCATCACTTGGTACTTCTCCTATTTCGAGCGTACCATATGTTACAAGCTGCATATCAGGTCTTTCTGTAGGAGAAACTACGATTCTTATTAATCTTGCATTTATATTAACACAAATACTTCTTCTTAGAAAAAAATATAATCCCTTTCAGCTTTTTCAAATACCAGCACTTATTTTATTTGGTATAATGATAGATATAAGCGGATCTTTAATAAAAAATATAACATACAGCAATTATTTTCAGCAATGGGTATTATGTTTTATTGGAATAATTTTGGTAGGTGTTGGAGTTAGTATAGAAATTATGGCAAAACTTGTAACTACTCCGGGAGAAGGTGTGGTGCTTGCTATATGCAAAGTTTTTCCTTTAAAATTTGGAAATACAAAAATTATGTTTGATGTTGTATTAGTAATGATTTCTTTAGTAACAGTTTTAATATTTTTAGGTCATTTAGAAGGGGTTAGGGAAGGTACTGTAATAGCTGCAATTTTGGTAGGATTTATAGCAAAACATTTGAGTAAGCCTTTAAAACTTTTAGAAAACAAATATTTACTTAATGAATAA
- the xdh gene encoding selenium-dependent xanthine dehydrogenase, which yields MGESVNIIINGKEMSFDSDRKLMDVLRNDCKCKSVKDGCSEGACGTCTVLIDGKPTKACIQTIGRLQGKSVQTIEGFTQREKDVYSHAFAVAGAVQCGFCIPGMVICAKGLIDKNNNPTRLEIVAAIKNNICRCTGYKKIIDAVELAAKMIRENIDVKDYKGKVKLGDRNIARIDAKEKALGTGEYCDDVEIEGMLYGVAVRTKYPRAKILKIDTSEAKALKGVVDVITAKDLPGAKKIGHIFHDWDVLIGEGETTRFIADGLALIVAEDENTAKKARDLVKVEYEELPLVRNPEEAMKADAPLVHEERESNLLTHERLVKGNADEVIAKSKYKVTRHYELPWTEHAFMEAEVAVAMPFNDGVFIYSSDQSVYDTKREVSMALGIEPDKVVVENKYVGGGFGGKEDMSVQHYAAIMAYRTKRPVKFKLTRQESINWHPKRHPMSIDMTTACDENGILTAMKATLITDAGAYASLSGPVLQRACTHAAGPYNYQVIDIDGKSFYTNNPPTGPFRGFGVPQSCFATEMNINLLAEMCGLDPWEIRYRNAIRPGQVLPNYQIADEATGLVETLEAVKDIYYNNKNVGIACALKNSGVGVGLPDTGRVRLVVEDEKVHVYSAASCIGQGIATVLYQIAGETLDLDDDKIIVHQPNTATSPDSGTTSGSRQTLITGEACKRACEDLKKELDKGKTLKDLEGKEFYGEWLTITDKMGVDKPHPISHVAYSYATQVCILNDDGTIQKIVAAHDIGKAINPIALEGQIEGGVVMSLGYALTEKFPLENCVPKVKFGTLGLFRADKTPDVESIIIEKPGVPYGYGATGIGEISSIPTAPAVALAYYKFNGEFQTELPLKNTPYSK from the coding sequence ATGGGTGAGAGCGTTAATATTATCATTAATGGCAAAGAGATGAGCTTTGACTCTGACAGAAAATTAATGGATGTTCTTAGAAATGACTGCAAGTGCAAATCTGTAAAAGACGGCTGTTCTGAAGGAGCATGCGGAACTTGTACTGTTTTAATAGATGGAAAGCCAACTAAAGCATGTATACAAACTATAGGAAGACTTCAGGGAAAAAGTGTACAAACTATAGAAGGTTTTACTCAAAGAGAAAAAGATGTATATTCTCATGCTTTTGCAGTTGCTGGTGCTGTTCAATGCGGATTCTGTATACCGGGTATGGTTATATGTGCTAAAGGCTTAATAGATAAAAATAATAATCCTACTAGACTTGAAATAGTTGCTGCTATAAAAAATAATATTTGCAGATGTACCGGATATAAAAAAATTATTGATGCTGTAGAATTAGCAGCTAAAATGATAAGAGAAAATATTGATGTTAAAGACTACAAAGGAAAGGTAAAATTAGGCGACAGAAATATTGCAAGAATAGACGCTAAAGAAAAAGCCTTAGGTACTGGTGAATACTGTGATGATGTTGAAATAGAAGGTATGCTTTATGGTGTTGCTGTTAGAACTAAATATCCTAGAGCTAAAATATTAAAAATAGATACAAGCGAAGCAAAGGCTTTAAAAGGTGTAGTTGATGTTATTACTGCTAAAGATTTGCCGGGGGCTAAAAAAATAGGTCATATTTTCCATGACTGGGACGTGCTTATAGGCGAGGGTGAGACTACAAGATTTATAGCTGACGGACTAGCTTTGATTGTTGCTGAAGATGAAAACACTGCAAAAAAAGCTAGAGATTTAGTAAAAGTAGAATATGAAGAACTTCCTTTGGTAAGAAATCCAGAAGAGGCTATGAAAGCAGATGCTCCTTTAGTTCATGAAGAGAGAGAAAGCAATCTTCTTACTCATGAAAGATTAGTTAAAGGAAATGCTGACGAGGTAATAGCAAAATCAAAATATAAAGTTACAAGGCATTATGAGCTTCCTTGGACAGAGCATGCTTTTATGGAAGCTGAAGTTGCTGTTGCTATGCCTTTTAATGACGGTGTATTTATATATTCGAGCGATCAAAGTGTTTATGATACTAAAAGAGAAGTTTCTATGGCTTTGGGAATAGAGCCGGATAAGGTTGTAGTAGAAAATAAATATGTAGGCGGCGGTTTCGGCGGTAAGGAAGATATGAGTGTTCAGCATTATGCTGCTATAATGGCATACAGAACAAAAAGACCTGTTAAGTTCAAACTTACAAGACAGGAAAGTATTAATTGGCACCCAAAACGTCACCCTATGAGTATAGATATGACTACTGCCTGTGATGAAAACGGTATACTTACTGCTATGAAAGCTACTTTAATTACTGATGCTGGGGCTTATGCTTCTTTATCTGGTCCTGTACTTCAAAGAGCCTGTACTCATGCTGCTGGTCCTTATAATTATCAGGTTATAGATATAGACGGTAAATCTTTCTATACTAATAATCCTCCTACTGGACCTTTCAGAGGATTTGGAGTGCCTCAGTCTTGCTTTGCTACTGAAATGAATATAAACCTGCTTGCTGAAATGTGCGGATTAGATCCTTGGGAGATAAGATATAGAAATGCTATACGTCCGGGTCAGGTACTTCCTAATTATCAAATAGCTGATGAAGCTACTGGACTTGTAGAAACATTAGAGGCGGTTAAAGATATATATTATAATAATAAAAATGTAGGTATAGCTTGTGCTTTGAAAAACTCTGGTGTAGGTGTTGGACTTCCAGATACTGGAAGAGTTCGTTTGGTTGTAGAAGATGAAAAAGTACATGTATATTCTGCGGCTTCTTGTATAGGTCAGGGTATTGCTACTGTGCTTTATCAGATAGCAGGAGAAACTCTTGATTTAGATGATGATAAAATAATAGTTCATCAGCCTAATACGGCTACCTCTCCAGACTCTGGTACTACTTCAGGTTCAAGACAAACTCTTATAACAGGTGAGGCTTGTAAAAGGGCTTGTGAGGATCTTAAAAAAGAGCTTGATAAAGGAAAAACTTTAAAAGATTTGGAAGGTAAAGAGTTTTATGGTGAATGGCTTACTATAACTGATAAAATGGGCGTTGATAAACCGCATCCTATTTCGCATGTTGCTTATAGTTATGCTACTCAGGTTTGTATACTTAATGATGATGGTACTATACAAAAAATAGTTGCAGCTCATGATATAGGAAAGGCTATTAACCCTATAGCTTTGGAAGGTCAAATTGAAGGCGGTGTTGTAATGTCTTTAGGTTATGCTCTTACAGAAAAATTCCCGCTTGAAAATTGCGTGCCTAAAGTAAAATTTGGTACTTTAGGTTTATTTAGAGCTGATAAAACTCCTGATGTTGAATCTATTATTATAGAAAAACCGGGTGTACCTTATGGTTATGGGGCTACTGGTATAGGTGAGATTTCTAGTATACCTACTGCTCCTGCTGTTGCTTTGGCATATTACAAATTTAATGGTGAGTTCCAAACAGAACTTCCGCTTAAAAATACTCCTTATTCAAAATAA
- the ygfK gene encoding putative selenate reductase subunit YgfK — protein MSDVMTPIPFGNLMNWVLEEKKTGKVFGISRAFKADKSKYYEIFGRKLETPIGPAAGPHTQLAQNIIAAYYTGSRFFELKTVQKMDGEELSKCVAKPCIAANDECYNCEWSTELYVPQAFDEYVKAWVALKVIAKEWDLGDMDGFQFNMSVGYDYEGIKLEKIDKFIEGLKDASNTPIFKECIKWLNDNIDRFQNFKKEDIDKINADVCNSVTLSTLHGCPPTEIEKIASYLITEKKLNTFVKCNPTLLGYEYARKTLDDMGYDYISFTDFHFKDDLQYSDAVPMLQRLQKLASDNSLLFGVKITNTFPVDVKQKELPSEEMYMSGKSLFPLSMTVASRLSKDFDGNLRISYSGGCDYFNINDVIDAGIWPVTIATTLLKTGGYQRTEQIAKNLKEYKPFTKIDVSKAEKIVEASKKDKHHTKPIKPLASRKIKKKVPLVDCYTAPCMETCPIHQDLTTYIRLNSEGKYDESFKVIIEKNAMPFATGILCPHTCMDTCTRQFYEEPVSIRACKLEAARAGYKNVISTLKPAAPIGKKAGIIGAGPAGLSAAFFLARAGVEVTVFDKREKAGGVVANIIPNFRISAEEIGNDVSLCTQMGVKFELGKEIKDIKEFAKNYDYTVVCIGAHKNMPLKLEAGQSINALKFLEEFNKTNGNVDLGEDVVIIGGGNTAMDAARAAKKNKGVKNVRLVYRRTKRYMPALEEELKEALEDGVEFMELLAPVKIENGKLLCKKMELSDYDEKGRRNVVETSETVEVPASTVIASIGEQIESEFYKSNGIEVDDRGRPKCNANNESSLKNVYIAGDGLYGAATIVEAIRDAKVIAEAVLGKVVAPDLLSVSTEEISYSKKGNLKEVSKDPEASRCLTCDYICESCAEVCPNRANISVKVEGGAKISQIIHVDYMCNECGNCETFCPYSSAPYKDKFTLFATADDMKNSKNDGFLFLDKEGNAKLRIDGKEEAYKAGCSKNFNGVYSIVDSVFNNYKYLILK, from the coding sequence ATGAGTGATGTAATGACACCTATTCCTTTTGGAAATCTTATGAATTGGGTTTTGGAAGAGAAAAAGACGGGTAAAGTATTTGGTATTTCAAGAGCGTTTAAAGCTGATAAATCTAAATATTATGAAATTTTTGGAAGAAAATTAGAAACTCCCATAGGACCTGCTGCAGGACCTCATACTCAGTTAGCACAAAATATAATAGCTGCATACTATACTGGAAGCAGATTCTTTGAGCTTAAAACAGTACAGAAAATGGACGGAGAAGAATTAAGTAAATGCGTTGCAAAACCTTGTATAGCTGCCAATGATGAATGTTATAACTGCGAATGGTCAACAGAGCTTTATGTACCTCAGGCTTTTGATGAGTATGTTAAAGCTTGGGTGGCTTTAAAAGTTATAGCTAAAGAATGGGATTTAGGAGATATGGACGGCTTTCAGTTTAATATGTCTGTTGGTTATGATTATGAAGGTATTAAACTAGAAAAGATAGACAAGTTTATTGAAGGATTAAAAGACGCTTCTAATACTCCTATATTCAAAGAATGTATAAAGTGGCTCAATGATAATATTGACAGATTTCAAAACTTCAAAAAAGAAGATATTGATAAAATTAATGCTGATGTATGTAATTCTGTTACTTTGTCTACTCTTCATGGATGTCCTCCTACTGAAATAGAAAAAATCGCTTCTTATTTAATCACAGAAAAAAAATTGAATACATTTGTTAAATGCAATCCTACACTTTTAGGTTATGAATATGCTAGAAAAACATTAGATGATATGGGTTATGACTATATATCATTTACAGATTTTCACTTTAAAGATGATTTACAGTATAGCGATGCAGTTCCAATGCTTCAAAGACTTCAAAAATTAGCTTCTGATAATTCTCTTTTATTCGGAGTAAAAATCACCAATACATTCCCAGTAGATGTTAAGCAGAAAGAACTTCCTTCTGAAGAGATGTATATGTCTGGTAAATCATTATTCCCTCTTTCTATGACAGTAGCTTCAAGATTGAGTAAGGATTTTGACGGAAATTTAAGAATATCATACTCCGGCGGATGCGATTATTTCAATATTAATGATGTTATAGATGCAGGAATTTGGCCTGTAACTATTGCTACTACTTTATTAAAAACAGGCGGTTATCAAAGAACTGAGCAAATAGCTAAAAATCTTAAAGAATATAAACCATTTACAAAAATAGATGTTTCTAAAGCTGAAAAAATAGTTGAGGCAAGTAAAAAAGATAAACATCATACAAAACCAATTAAACCTCTTGCAAGCAGAAAAATTAAGAAAAAAGTTCCTTTGGTAGACTGTTATACAGCACCTTGTATGGAAACTTGTCCTATACATCAAGACCTTACAACATATATAAGACTTAATTCTGAAGGCAAATATGATGAATCTTTCAAAGTAATTATAGAAAAAAATGCTATGCCTTTTGCTACTGGTATATTATGTCCTCATACTTGTATGGATACTTGTACAAGACAATTCTATGAAGAGCCTGTAAGTATAAGAGCATGCAAATTAGAGGCTGCTAGAGCTGGTTATAAAAATGTTATATCCACTTTAAAACCTGCTGCTCCTATAGGAAAAAAAGCTGGTATTATAGGTGCTGGACCTGCTGGACTTTCTGCAGCATTTTTCTTGGCTCGTGCTGGGGTAGAAGTTACAGTATTTGATAAGAGAGAAAAAGCTGGAGGAGTTGTTGCTAATATTATACCTAATTTTAGAATAAGTGCTGAAGAGATTGGAAATGATGTAAGTTTATGCACGCAAATGGGCGTAAAATTTGAACTTGGAAAAGAGATAAAAGATATAAAAGAGTTTGCTAAAAATTATGATTATACAGTTGTTTGTATAGGTGCTCATAAAAACATGCCTTTGAAGCTTGAGGCTGGTCAGTCTATAAATGCACTTAAATTCTTAGAAGAGTTCAATAAAACTAACGGTAATGTAGATTTAGGAGAAGATGTAGTAATTATAGGAGGCGGTAATACTGCTATGGACGCTGCCCGTGCTGCTAAGAAAAATAAAGGTGTTAAAAATGTTAGATTAGTTTATAGAAGAACTAAAAGATATATGCCGGCATTAGAAGAAGAGTTAAAAGAGGCTTTAGAGGACGGCGTTGAGTTTATGGAATTACTTGCACCTGTAAAAATAGAAAATGGAAAACTTTTATGTAAGAAAATGGAATTATCAGACTATGATGAAAAAGGCAGAAGAAATGTTGTTGAAACTAGCGAAACAGTAGAAGTTCCTGCAAGTACCGTTATAGCTTCTATAGGCGAGCAGATTGAATCTGAGTTTTATAAATCTAATGGCATAGAAGTTGATGACAGAGGAAGACCAAAATGCAATGCTAATAATGAATCATCTCTCAAAAATGTTTATATCGCTGGAGACGGACTTTACGGAGCTGCTACTATAGTTGAAGCTATAAGAGATGCTAAAGTTATTGCTGAGGCTGTATTAGGAAAAGTAGTTGCTCCTGATTTGCTTTCTGTTTCTACTGAAGAGATTTCTTACAGTAAAAAAGGTAATCTAAAAGAAGTATCAAAAGACCCTGAAGCTAGCAGATGTTTAACCTGCGACTATATATGTGAAAGCTGTGCTGAGGTTTGTCCTAATAGAGCGAATATATCAGTTAAAGTAGAAGGCGGAGCTAAAATATCACAGATTATACATGTTGACTATATGTGTAATGAATGCGGAAACTGCGAAACATTCTGTCCTTATAGTTCTGCTCCTTATAAAGATAAGTTTACATTATTTGCCACTGCAGATGATATGAAAAACTCTAAAAATGACGGTTTCTTATTCCTAGATAAAGAAGGTAATGCTAAACTTAGAATAGACGGAAAAGAAGAAGCATATAAAGCTGGATGTTCTAAAAACTTTAATGGAGTTTATAGTATAGTCGATAGTGTATTTAATAACTATAAATATCTTATATTGAAATAA